Below is a genomic region from bacterium.
GACGCGGTACCAGGCCAGCCAGGCCTCGAACATCCGCTCGAAGAAGTTGAAGACGCGGCCGTGCTTCCGCCCGCCGTGGGCGCGGAGGAAGCGGCTGCAGAGCATCGGGGTGAGCGTCAGCGAGACGAAGCCGGAGACGAGCACCGAGACGCCGATCGTCACCGCGAACTCGCGGAACAGCCGGCCGAGGATCCCGCCCATGAAGAGCACCGGGATGAAGACCGCGGCGAGGGAGATCGTCATCGAGACGATGGTGAAGCCGATCTCCGCCGCGCCGTCCATCGCCGCCTGGAAGGGGCGCTTCCCCATCTCCATGTGGCGGACGATGTTCTCCAGCATCACGATCGCGTCGTCCACGACGAACCCGACGGACAGCGTGACCGCCATCAGCGAGAGGTTGTCGAGGCTGTACCCCATCAAGTACATCACGCTGAACGTGCCGACGATCGACAGCGGCAGGGCGAGCGAGGGGATGACCGTCGCCGAGACGTTGCGGAGGAAGAGGAAGATCACCAGCACGACCAGCGCCAGCGTCAGGAGCAGCGTGAACTGCACGTCGTCCACGGAGGCGCGGATCGAGTCGGAGCGGTCGAAGAGGACCTTGAGCTGGACCGACGCCGGGATCGTCTTCTGGTACTCCGGCAGGCGGTCGCGGATCGCCTTGGCCACGGCGACGGTGTTCGTTCCCGGCTGGCGCTGGACCGCCAGCACCACCGAGCGCCGCGCGCCGTCCTTGTCCACGAACCACGCGGCGACCTTGTCGTTCTCCACGCTGTCGAACGCCTTCCCGAGCTGCTCGAGGCGCACCGGCGCGCCGTTGCGGTAGGCGACGATCAGCGGGCCGTAGTCGGCGGCCTTGGTCAGCTGCCCGGCCGCCTGCACGGTGAACGCCTTGTTCTGTCCGTAGAGCGCGCCGGTCGGCAGGTTGACGTTGCCGTTGGCGATCGCGTTCTGGACGTCGGCGATGGCGATGCCGCGCGACGACAGCTCGCGCGGGTCTACCTGCACGCGGACGGCGTACTTCTGCGCGCCGTAGACCATCACCTGGGCCACGCCGGGGATCGTCGAGATCCGCTGGGCGAGGTTCGTCTCGCCGTACTCGTCGAGCGTGGAGAGGGGCAGCGTCGGCGAGGTCAGGGCGATGAAGACGATCGGCTGGTCGGCGGGGTTGACCTTCTGGTAGGTCGGCGGGCTCGGCATGTCGCGCGGCAGCAGCCGGTTGACCTTGGAGATCGCCGCCTGCACGTCCTGCGCCGCCGCGTCGAGCGAGCGGGAGAGGTTGAACTGGAGGGTGATCTGCGTCGAGCCGATCGCCGAGGCGGACGTCATCGAGTCCAGCCCGTCGATCGTCGAGAACTGCCGCTCGAGCTGCGTCGCGACGGCGGAGGCCATCGTCTCCGGGCTCGCGCCGGGGAGCGAGGCGGAGACCTGGATCGTCGGGAAGTCGACGTTCGGCAGGTCGGAGACCGGCAGCAGGCCGTACGACATCACGCCGAAGATCACCAGCCCCATCATCACCAGCGTGGTGGCGATGGGGCGGCGGATGAAGGGCGCGGCAATGTTCACCGGCCGGCCCCCTTGATCTCGACCGGCGCGCCCGGAATCAGGCGGAGCTGGCCGTCGGTGACCACCGTCTCGCCGTCCTTCACCCCTTCGGCGATCACCGTCTTGCCGTCGGTCGCCGGGCCGGTCTTAACGGCGCGCTGCTCGACCGTGTCGTCGGACTTGACGACGAAGACGAAGAGCCCCTGCTGGCCGGTCTGGATCGCCTCGTTGGGCACGACGACCGCGCCCTCGAGCGTGGAGAGGCGCAGCGAGACGTTGACGAACTGGCCGGGCCAGAAGAGCCCGTCGGTGTTGGGGAAGACGGCCTTGAGCAGGATCGTGCCGGTCGAGCGGTCCACGGAGTTGTCGAGGAAGTCGAGCTTCCCCTCGGCCTTCGACGCGGGCTCGGCCTGCGGCGCGGCCTCGACGACCAGCCGCCCTTCGGCGTGGCGGCGGCGGATCTCGGGCAGCCGCGCCTCGGGGGCGGAGAAGGAGACCTTGATCGGCGCGATCTGGTTGATCGTCACCAGCGCCGCGTCGTTCGCCTTGACCACGTTCCCCTGATGCACGAGGAGCTGGCCGAGGCGTCCGGTGATCGGCGAGCGGATCGTGCAGTAGGAGAGCTGCACCTTGGCGTTCTCGAGCTGCGCCTCGTCGGCGCGGACGACCGCCTCCTGCGCGGCGACGTTCGTCTTGAGCTGGTCGTACTGCTCCTTGGTGATGTACTCCTTGGCCGCGAGGTCGGCGTTCCGCTTCTCGTCGGCGCGGGCCTTGGCGAGCTGCGCGCGGTCCCGCGCCAGCGCGGCCTCGGCGGCGGCGACCTGCGCCTCGTACTGGCGCGGGTCGATCGTGAAGAGCAGCGACCCCTTGCCGACGTCCTGGCCTTCGGCGAAGGCGACGCGCGTCACCTCGCCGCCGACCATCGTCTTGATCTGCACGGTCTCGAACGGCTCGGCGGCGCCGATCACGTTGACCGTGATCGGCACGTCGGCCTTCTCGGCCTTGGCGACGGCGACGGGCGCCGCGACCGGCTTCGGCGCGACGTCGCGGGGCGTCTTGGAGCAAGCGAAGGCGAGCAACGCCGCCGGCGCGAGCGCGGCGGCCACAATGCGGCGGTCGATCATGGGCGGGCGTCCTTCGTGATGGAGGGGAGATTGGCGCCGCGGTCGCGGGCCAGCTGGGCGAGAGCGGCGAGCCAGTCGGCGCGGGCCTGCACTTCCTGGGCCCGGGCGTCCTCGAGCGCGCTCTGCGCGGAAAGGAGTTCGACGATGGAGCCGACGCCGGCCTTGTAGCGGGCCAGCGCGGCGTCGTGGTTCTGCCGCGCGCTGGCGACGAGGTCGGCGCTGGTGCCGAGCCGCCGCGCGGCGGTGTTGACGTTGTGGAAGCTGCGGAAGACGTCGAGCTCCGCGGCGCG
It encodes:
- a CDS encoding efflux RND transporter permease subunit encodes the protein MNIAAPFIRRPIATTLVMMGLVIFGVMSYGLLPVSDLPNVDFPTIQVSASLPGASPETMASAVATQLERQFSTIDGLDSMTSASAIGSTQITLQFNLSRSLDAAAQDVQAAISKVNRLLPRDMPSPPTYQKVNPADQPIVFIALTSPTLPLSTLDEYGETNLAQRISTIPGVAQVMVYGAQKYAVRVQVDPRELSSRGIAIADVQNAIANGNVNLPTGALYGQNKAFTVQAAGQLTKAADYGPLIVAYRNGAPVRLEQLGKAFDSVENDKVAAWFVDKDGARRSVVLAVQRQPGTNTVAVAKAIRDRLPEYQKTIPASVQLKVLFDRSDSIRASVDDVQFTLLLTLALVVLVIFLFLRNVSATVIPSLALPLSIVGTFSVMYLMGYSLDNLSLMAVTLSVGFVVDDAIVMLENIVRHMEMGKRPFQAAMDGAAEIGFTIVSMTISLAAVFIPVLFMGGILGRLFREFAVTIGVSVLVSGFVSLTLTPMLCSRFLRAHGGRKHGRVFNFFERMFEAWLAWYRVGLRWSLDHKGIVMLVSAGILAAMGYLWTVVPKGFIPSEDTGQVLVITEAQEGISYKAMFEKQLALTRIVQSNPNVEQFMSSAGARGGSSTSNQGSMFMRLKPRDERDVTADQVVQQLRGQLAAVTGIRAFPQNPPTIRIGGQVSKSQYQFTLQGADTDELYKYAPLLESKLRGNRLLQDVTTDLLLKNPQLEVQIDRDKASSVGVTAQQIEDALYSAYGSRQVSTIYGDTNTYQVIMETLPETQADPAALSMLYVRAANGSLTPLGAVATIKQDYGPLTVNHLGQLPAVTISFNLAPNASLGDATTAIEKAARGTLPPTISTSFLGTAQAFQSSVKGLGLLLLLAVLVIYLVLGVLYESFIHPLTILSALPFAGFGALLTLWAFRVDLSIYAFVGVIMLVGLVKKNGIMMVDFALEATRKENKNADEAIFEACLVRFRPIMMTTMAALMGTLPIALGMGAGAEARRPLGLAVVGGLIFSQTLTLFVTPVVYVYFDKVVGFFRRRETAADV
- a CDS encoding efflux RND transporter periplasmic adaptor subunit, yielding MIDRRIVAAALAPAALLAFACSKTPRDVAPKPVAAPVAVAKAEKADVPITVNVIGAAEPFETVQIKTMVGGEVTRVAFAEGQDVGKGSLLFTIDPRQYEAQVAAAEAALARDRAQLAKARADEKRNADLAAKEYITKEQYDQLKTNVAAQEAVVRADEAQLENAKVQLSYCTIRSPITGRLGQLLVHQGNVVKANDAALVTINQIAPIKVSFSAPEARLPEIRRRHAEGRLVVEAAPQAEPASKAEGKLDFLDNSVDRSTGTILLKAVFPNTDGLFWPGQFVNVSLRLSTLEGAVVVPNEAIQTGQQGLFVFVVKSDDTVEQRAVKTGPATDGKTVIAEGVKDGETVVTDGQLRLIPGAPVEIKGAGR